Genomic DNA from Bacteroidales bacterium:
CATTACCAAGACAAACTACCTTTTTGAATTGTCTGTCTTGGCAAGGTTCTGCCTGTTCTGGCAGATTGCTTCGTCGACTATTACTATTTAATTATAATCATGGTTTTGTCACGCTCCTCGCAATGACGAACTTATTCTCAAATTTTCGGCTCGCTGAAAACCGTTTTATTTTTAATAATTGGTTTAGCCCAGATGCTGATGCTAAAAATGTAACCAAGGGTTACAAGAATGAAAAGCATGGCAAACCTGAGGCCTATTAACTGTGCTATTCCTCCGATTACCAGAGGTACGATTGCTCCTCCCACAATACCGGTGCACATGATACCGGCGAAAGTTCCGTGATGTTTGGGTATTGAATTCAATCCAAGCGAAAAAATGATCGGGTACATAACTGAAATGGTAAAGCCGCAAACCGGGAATGCCACAATGGCTACCTTCATGCTTCCGAACAAGGCAGTAAGAAGGACCAAAGCCGTCATTATGGCAAATGCAAACAACACTTTTTTGCTGTCGAAAATCTTAAGAAGGAACATCCCCAGGAAACAGCCCACTGTCATCAGCCCCCAGAAATACGATACGGCATGGGCACCCTGGATATCGGGATCCAAACCATGATAGGTCTGCAAAAATTTTGAAATCCAGTATGAAATGCCCTGTTCAGTACCCACATAGGCAAAAAGGCCAATGAAAAACAGGATCACAGTGCGATTCCGCAGCAACGACCGCAGTGTACTGCCCACTTCAATACGCTCTTCATCGGTGAGTTCGACCTTCGGAAATTTCAGGGATGTGATGAAAAGGATCATCAGAAAAGTAATAGCAGTGAAAACCCAGTAGATTGAAACCCATTTCAATCCGGCAGGTACCATGTTTTCAAGCATTTTAGCCAGGCCTGTAGCATGACCCGAATGCACATTCTGCATCAGGTATGAGTGCAACTGGGGACTGAGAAAGGATGCCAGTCCGAATACAAGCTGTGCCATAGCGGAATAAAAAGCAAAATTGGCTTCTCCTCCCGATGTTCTGAGCAACGGGTTAATGATAACCTGGAGCATGGCAAAACCAAGCCCGATTGTAAAAAGCGAGACAAGAAATATGCGAAAACCCGGAAATACCGAAAACAAAAGGGCTGCACAAAAAACAAGGATAAATGCACCTATCATCACCGGCTTCTCAGTGTATTTCTCAACAAGAAGACCGGCAGGTATCGACATCACACCATATGCCAGAAAAATAGAGAAAGGAAGAAATCCGACAAGCGACAGGCTAAGATTGAAATCTGCCTGGGCATTCGGGTTAATGGCCCCTAAAATATTGGTAAGAAATGAGATCACAAAAAAGGTCACCAGTACAAGAATGACCATTACCGTATTTCTTTTCATAGCTTCATTTTTATATGTTGTTCATTCACATTCCATCCCGAATAATCAAGCGTGTAATCCCCTGAAATCTTTTCCGGCAGTTTGCATTGGATAATTTTTGTCTCACCCGGTAACAGGCTTATATAATTGTCATTCCAGAATACTGGGAAAACTGTGTGAGAGGCTGTATCCTTAACAGTAAAACTTACAAGAAAAGCCACATTTTTTGACGGATTCTTAACGGTTGCCTCAATGGTCCTGTTCTCCTTAAGGTCAGCTGAAATCTCAAGTGCCACAGGCTGCAGGTAGTTCAGGGGTTTTAAATCGGCGCTGGTTTTGATGGGAGTGTAATACCATTCAGTCTTTTGCCAGTCATATATATCAGGTCCGCCCGGAAGCCAGTAGAAATTCGATGCTATGACATTATTGCTCTCATCCGACAGGGTTAATGAAAGGAAAACGATGTTTTTGAAGTCGGGTAGTTTGTATACAAATGCCGATTGATCAGGATCGACATTAACAGCCACTTCATCTGTCAGAATCTCCTTTCCGTTAAGGTCGGTCATTTTTATACCGGCTTTCGCCCTGGCAAGTGATTTCAATGATTCATTAACCACGTAAACCTGGTTGTTACCGTAATTATATACAAGCTGAAGCGGTTCATTTGCTTTCTTTGCGGCAAAATAGGCTGATGTAGGCAACAGGTAATAATCGTAAAGCTGCCAGTAAAACGAGGGCCATGCCGAATTCAGCATCCACTGTA
This window encodes:
- a CDS encoding MFS transporter; this translates as MKRNTVMVILVLVTFFVISFLTNILGAINPNAQADFNLSLSLVGFLPFSIFLAYGVMSIPAGLLVEKYTEKPVMIGAFILVFCAALLFSVFPGFRIFLVSLFTIGLGFAMLQVIINPLLRTSGGEANFAFYSAMAQLVFGLASFLSPQLHSYLMQNVHSGHATGLAKMLENMVPAGLKWVSIYWVFTAITFLMILFITSLKFPKVELTDEERIEVGSTLRSLLRNRTVILFFIGLFAYVGTEQGISYWISKFLQTYHGLDPDIQGAHAVSYFWGLMTVGCFLGMFLLKIFDSKKVLFAFAIMTALVLLTALFGSMKVAIVAFPVCGFTISVMYPIIFSLGLNSIPKHHGTFAGIMCTGIVGGAIVPLVIGGIAQLIGLRFAMLFILVTLGYIFSISIWAKPIIKNKTVFSEPKI